A genome region from Anopheles stephensi strain Indian chromosome 2, UCI_ANSTEP_V1.0, whole genome shotgun sequence includes the following:
- the LOC118503021 gene encoding uncharacterized protein LOC118503021: MGQCKKSVIAASVIAVVVGILCGKTTVHAQFYSLSFGTDESYNTAPVVQQTAPAGPAQQEIRQKVTPLEAMIDKTNHLGFRVLHQHSKGNRNNIAFSPCALASILVALYEGSAGQSAAELHEQLVVPYDKDVLRVGYRDIHRRLRSYFYQRENLLNGLSLSSENITIRPEYESVLKFYGYDLDNIPEMRMSTTTTPMPATTTEFEQEETTTDATTDVGNSTDSIDTSTTMPLPDETTTATDDVTTTEASSSTEESVDADSTGTTIPIEPTEASTTEPETTEEPTTVEGDEPTEETGGGEKRRRNLRKRGQRLLHRRNPNSPQRRRSLRLKRQPEEIDIVSHQRFLQNFLLQDVTTGAPPMLATAGFLSPGVADSTVRKNPFLQQPDADYRLLDDTIEHNFYLTAADIVKVPYKVYNTILKYAYIERLQSTVLELELDSDDYKLLLILPDYEFGLGNVMKLLQIGVNVPSLREVTDQMSPTWVKTIVPKFSLKGNIILTSDLQNLGVNDIFEPSRADFSLMTEDPTVYAKHIEQSINVNIRTHSLQQLKRFTSLYKNPVELAVNYPFLFCILDNELDLALMVGRILNPLNARIH, translated from the exons ATGGGGCAGTGTAAAAAATCGGTTATTGCTGCGAGCGTGATCGCGGTGGTGGTTGGGATTTTGTGTGGAAAAACAACGGTCCATGCTCAGTTCTACAGTTTAAGCTTTGGCACGGATGAAAGCTACAACACGGCGCCGGTTGTACAGCAGACGGCCCCGGCCGGACCCGCCCAGCAGGAGATCCGCCAAAAGGTGACCCCACTCGAGGCGATGATCGACAAGACGAATCATCTTGGGTTTCGCGTGCTTCATCAGCATTCGAAGGGGAATCGCAACAATATAGCGTTTTCACCGTGTGCCTTGGCAAGCATTCTGGTGGCGCTGTATGAAGGATCGGCCGGTCAGAGTGCGGCCGAACTGCACGAACAGCTGGTCGTGCCGTACGATAAGGATGTGCTGCGGGTCGGATACCGGGACATCCATCGCAGGCTGCGAAGTTATTTCTACCAAAGGGAAAACTTGCTGAATGGACTCAGCTTGAGTAGTGAAAATATTACGATAAG GCCAGAGTACGAATCGGTGCTTAAGTTTTATGGATACGATTTGGACAACATACCCGAGATGCGAATGTCTACCACTACAACACCAATGCCCGCAACCACGACTGAATTCGAACAGGAAGAAACGACGACCGATGCCACTACTGATGTGGGAAACTCTACCGATTCGATCGATACTTCCACAACGATGCCATTGCCCGACGAGACAACCACAGCAACGGACGATGTAACCACGACGGAAGCATCATCGAGCACAGAAGAAAGTGTCGACGCGGATAGCACGGGCACCACCATTCCGATCGAACCAACGGAAGCATCTACAACCGAGCCAGAAACGACGGAGGAACCCACAACCGTGGAAGGGGACGAACCGACGGAAGAAACGGGCGGTGGTGAAAAGCGTCGACGAAATCTTCGCAAACGTGGTCAACGCCTACTACATCGCCGCAATCCGAACTCACCGCAACGCAGACGATCGCTGCGCCTAAAGCGTCAACCGGAGGAGATCGACATCGTAAGCCACCAGCGCTTTTTGCAGAACTTTTTACTGCAAGACGTAACGACCGGTGCACCGCCGATGCTGGCGACGGCCGGCTTTCTATCGCCCGGAGTAGCCGACAGTACGGTACGGAAGAATCCGTTCCTTCAGCAGCCGGATGCCGATTaccggctgctggacgacacGATCGAGCACAACTTCTACCTCACGGCAGCGGATATCGTGAAGGTACCGTACAAGGTGTACAACACGATCCTGAAGTACGCGTACATCGAGCGGCTCCAGTCGACCGTTCTCGAGCTGGAGCTGGATTCGGACGATTACAAGCTGCTGCTCATACTGCCGGACTACGAGTTCGGGCTGGGCAATGTGATGAAGCTGCTGCAGATCGGCGTAAATGTGCCGAGCCTGCGCGAGGTGACGGACCAGATGAGTCCGACCTGGGTGAAGACGATCGTGCCGAAGTTTAGTCTGAAGGGAAACATCATTCTAACGAGCGATCTGCAAAAC TTGGGCGTGAACGATATCTTTGAACCGTCCCGGGCCGACTTCTCCCTCATGACCGAAGATCCAACCGTGTACGCGAAGCACATCGAACAATCGATCAACGTGAACATCCGGACGCATTCGCTGCAGCAGCTAAAGC GGTTTACGTCGCTCTACAAGAACCCGGTCGAGCTTGCCGTCAACTATCCGTTTCTGTTCTGCATCCTAGACAACGAGCTCGATCTGGCCCTAATGGTCGGCAGAATACTTAATCCACTGAACGCACGTATACACTAA
- the LOC118503020 gene encoding putative sodium-dependent multivitamin transporter, translating to MASSFGVWDYVVFIAMLLVSAGIGVYYRFSGGKQKTNTEYLLADRNMSIWPVSFSLMASFMSAITLLGVSNENYQFGTQFVAINLSYGLATPIAAYLFLPVFFRLQACSAYEYLEKRFGKKTRLAASLAYTLQMILYMGIAVYAPALALQAVTGLDQAYSILAIGGICTFYSTIGGMKAVLFTDVFQSVLMFAAIYAVIICAAVKAGGLGPIWDAASEGGRLEIWNFDPNPTTRHTWWSLTIGGMFTYLSLYAVNQTQVQRLKTVKNLKSAQKALWLNWPILSLLSLSTSFSGLAIYYFYRNCDPLRQGRIKVRDQTMPLFVVDAMGDMPGLPGLFVSGIFSASLSTVSAALNSLAAVTLEDYLKPLYQKVKRKPLPDLQSSFPSKVMAFLYGVICIAVAFLAQKMGGVLQASLTIFGVVGGPLFALFTMGMFTTRANQRGVITGLLVGLSFSLWIGFGQPRPPLKTLDFSVEDCSDFGGFNQTSLPLAMAQRAAEPRDDSDYFYMYRLSYLWFSVLGYLVTFVVGYGTSLVLRWRGAHGTERIYLDEQRNYINTDLFSPPVARAMKQRMAKFIENGGDIDATARQHSSSVDIPVADKHGSASPL from the exons ATGGCGTCATCGTTCGGTGTGTGGGACTATGTTGTGTTCATCGCTATGCTGCTCGTGTCCGCCGGGATCGGAGTGTATTATCGGTTTTCCGGTGGCAAACAGAAGACTAACACG GAGTACCTGCTGGCCGATCGCAACATGTCGATCTGGCCGGTGTCATTCAGCCTGATGGCTAGCTTCATGTCCGCGATCACGTTGCTGGGTGTGTCGAACGAAAACTACCAGTTCGGTACACAGTTCGTGGCCATCAACCTTTCGTACGGGCTTGCCACACCGATCGCGGCCTACCTCTTCCTGCCAGTATTCTTCCGCCTGCAGGCCTGCAGTGCGTACGAG TATCTCGAGAAACGGTTCGGCAAAAAGACACGGCTAGCCGCCTCGCTCGCTTACACCCTGCAGATGATACTGTACATGGGCATTGCCGTGTACGCGCCGGCCCTCGCCCTGCAGGCCGTGACCGGGCTCGACCAGGCGTACTCGATCCTGGCGATCGGTGGCATCTGCACGTTCTACTCGACGATCGGGGGCATGAAGGCGGTCCTGTTTACCGACGTCTTCCAGTCGGTGCTTATGTTTGCCGCCATCTACGCGGTCATTATTTGCGCTGCCGTGAAAGCCGGCGGACTGGGACCGATATGGGACGCGGCGTCCGAAGGTGGCCGGTTGGAGATTTGGAA CTTCGATCCAAACCCAACGACGCGACACACCTGGTGGTCACTGACGATCGGTGGAATGTTTACCTATCTATCCCTGTATGCCGTCAACCAGACGCAAGTGCAGCGGCTCAAAACGGTGAAGAACTTAAAGTCCGCCCAGAAAGCCCTCTGGCTGAACTGGCCCATTCTTTCACTGCTCAGTCTCAGCACATCGTTCAGCGGGCTGGCGATCTACTACTTCTACCGCAACTGTGACCCACTGCGGCAGGGTCGCATCAAGGTGCGCGATCAAACGATGCCACTGTTCGTCGTCGACGCTATGGGCGATATGCCCGGGCTGCCCGGGCTGTTCGTGTCCGGTATCTTCTCCGCCAGCCTGTCCACCGTATCGGCGGCCCTCAACTCGCTGGCGGCCGTCACGCTCGAAGACTACCTGAAGCCGCTGTACCAGAAGGTGAAGCGAAAACCACTGCCCGACCTGCAGTCGAGCTTCCCGAGCAAAGTGATGGCGTTCCTGTACGGTGTGATCTGCATAGCGGTCGCATTCCTCGCACAGAAGATGGGCGGCGTGCTGCAGGCATCGCTCACGATATTTGGCGTCGTCGGTGGACCACTGTTTGCGCTCTTCACCATGGGAATGTTCACCACGCGTGCCAATCAGCGG GGCGTGATAACGGGACTGCTCGTGGGGCTATCATTTTCCCTGTGGATAGGCTTCGGCCAGCCAAGGCCACCGCTAAAAACGCTCGACTTTTCCGTGGAGGATTGTTCCGACTTTGGAGGGTTCAATCAGACCAGCCTACCGCTCGCGATGGCCCAGCGGGCGGCAGAGCCGCGCGACGACTCCGACTACTTCTACATGTACCGACTGTCTTATCTGTGGTTTAGCGTGCTCGGCTATCTGGTGACGTTCGTCGTCGGGTACGGTACCAGCCTGGTGCTGCGCTGGCGCGGTGCTCACGGCACCGAGCGCATCTACCTCGACGAGCAGCGTAACTACATCAACACGGACCTGTTTTCGCCCCCGGTTGCCCGCGCCATGAAGCAGCGGATGGCCAAGTTTATCGAGAACGGTGGAGAT ATTGATGCGACAGCGAGGCAGCACTCGAGCAGTGTGGACATTCCGGTGGCCGATAAGCATGGCAGTGCCAGTCCGCTTTAA
- the LOC118503022 gene encoding alpha-tocopherol transfer protein-like has translation MKSVQFANVEEQYRKYAGELRAADVQKLREWVSSQPHLPPVTELELILFLHSNYYDLEAAQRTIECYYSFRSSCKNLFGNRNLEANPIQTAMDVLDLSILPELTPEGYRVMLAKIVDPDASKFSLSSILTFAIMCVDIQLWEEGCNNGSVLIIDMDGIHLGHLPKLGIFTLKDLLYFIQEGLPIRLKGLHLANVVPFIDRIMTMIRPFMKKELLEMFHLHTSMQTLYPHIPQHLLPVDYGGTARPRKALRDDLYNHTVECGTFLAKYDMLKRVDESKRIVKPRTMGNLFGLF, from the exons ATGAAATCGGTCCAGTTTGCAAACGTTGAGGAACAGTATCGAAAGTATGCAGGTGAGCTGCGGGCAGCCGATGTGCAGAAGCTACGCGAATGGGTCAGCAGTCAACCGCATCTGCCACCGGTCACCGAGTTGGAGCTGATCCTGTTTCTTCACTCCAATTACTACGATCTGGAGGCGGCCCAGCGTACGATCGAGTGCTACTACTCCTTCCGATCGAGCTGCAAGAATCTGTTCGGGAACCGAAACCTTGAAGCAAATCCGATACAAACGGCTATGGATGTGTT AGACCTGTCCATACTGCCGGAACTAACTCCCGAAGGTTATCGAGTCATGCTGGCAAAGATCGTGGATCCGGACGCAAGCAAATTTTCTCTCAGCTCCATACTTACGTT TGCGATAATGTGCGTGGACATACAACTGTGGGAGGAAGGATGCAACAACGGTTCGGTGCTTATCATCGACATGGATGGAATTCATCTTGGTCATCTCCCTAAGCTTGGTATATTCACGCTCAAGGATCTGCTGTACTTCATCCAGGAGGGATTACCGATACGGCTGAAGGGATTACATCTGGCCAATGTGGTGCCATTCATCGATCGCATCATGACGATGATCAGACCGTTCATGAAGAAGGAGTTGCTCGAGATGTTTCATCTACACACCAGCATGCAGACACTTTACCCGCACATCCCTCAACATCTTCTGCCGGTCGATTATGGTGGTACGGCAAGGCCGCGTAAAGCACTGAGAG ATGATTTATACAACCATACCGTAGAGTGTGGAacctttctggctaaatatgACATGTTAAAGCGCGTGGACGAGAGCAAACGTATCGTAAAACCGCGGACGATGGGTAATCTTTTCGGCTTGTTTTGA